One genomic segment of Acropora muricata isolate sample 2 unplaced genomic scaffold, ASM3666990v1 scaffold_754, whole genome shotgun sequence includes these proteins:
- the LOC136907865 gene encoding piggyBac transposable element-derived protein 4-like produces MADLIALETNREARRKVRHWNDDNPENRREWNEVDSTEIKAFIGLCLYAGLHKSNHEVVSLLWSENEGRPMFTATMPRNRFTSILKFLRFDNRATRQERQADDKLAPFRDLWSLFQVQLPKLYIPGPDLCVDEQLVAFRGRCGFRQYIPSKPAKYGIKIWWCCDSQTCYPLNGEVYLRRQPGQQREIGQGARVVKQLVAPWRRSGRNITADNFFTSIPLAEDLLKDGSTYVGTIRSNKPHIPDAMRANSTRLVNSSLFGFNDQATLVSYVPKEKQAVLALSTMHHDDQVDGDAQKPEIILYYNSTKSGVDNLDHLAKMYTSRRKVNRWPVALFGNVVDVGAVAAFIIWMGNFPQWKISEGKRRRRLFLSELANQLVMPHIRRRALTPTLQAPIRNAMKMVGVDLPPPVQQAQALTSAGKRRRCHLCPRGIDKKVRLACDRCKQPVCPSHSVQQVLCDNCF; encoded by the coding sequence ATGGCTGATCTCATTGCTCTAGAAACTAATCGTGAGGCTAGACGTAAGGTCAGGCATTGGAATGATGATAATCCTGAGAATCGAAGAGAATGGAATGAAGTTGACTCAACTGAAATTAAAGCTTTCATTGGACTTTGTCTCTATGCTGGGTTGCACAAATCAAATCACGAAGTGGTGTCCTTGTTATGGTCAGAGAATGAAGGGAGGCCAATGTTCACCGCAACCATGCCTAGAAATAGATTTACAAGCATTCTCAAGTTCTTAAGGTTTGATAATCGTGCAACTCGACAAGAAAGGCAAGCTGATGACAAGCTTGCACCATTTAGAGACTTGTGGAGTCTATTCCAAGTGCAACTTCCAAAGCTCTACATTCCTGGTCCAGATCTTTGCGTTGATGAGCAGCTTGTGGCATTTAGAGGCAGATGTGGTTTTCGACAGTACATTCCATCTAAGCCAGCGAAATATGGAATTAAAATTTGGTGGTGCTGTGATTCACAGACCTGTTACCCGTTGAATGGTGAGGTTTACCTGAGAAGGCAACCTGGGCAGCAAAGAGAAATTGGGCAGGGAGCTCGTGTTGTCAAACAGCTTGTGGCACCATGGCGTAGAAGTGGAAGGAATATCACAGCAGACAATTTCTTCACCTCTATCCCTCTTGCAGAAGATCTTCTGAAAGATGGCTCGACCTATGTGGGCACAATCCGATCCAACAAACCACACATACCAGATGCAATGAGGGCTAACAGTACCAGACTTGTCAACAGTTCCCTGTTTGGTTTCAATGACCAGGCCACTTTGGTGTCATATGTACCAAAGGAGAAACAGGCTGTGTTGGCACTGTCAACTATGCACCATGATGACCAAGTAGATGGAGATGCCCAGAAACCAGAGATTATTCTGTACTATAATTCAACAAAAAGTGGAGTAGATAACCTCGATCACCTGGCAAAAATGTACACAAGTCGAAGGAAAGTTAACCGTTGGCCTGTAGCACtctttggaaatgttgttgatGTTGGGGCTGTAGCAGCATTTATTATCTGGATGGGAAACTTTCCTCAGTGGAAAATTTCCGAAGGTAAACGCAGGAGACGCCTATTTCTTTCGGAGCTAGCAAATCAGCTTGTCATGCCGCACATCAGACGCAGAGCACTTACACCCACCTTGCAGGCACCAATCAGGAATGCTATGAAGATGGTCGGCGTTGATCTTCCTCCCCCTGTTCAGCAAGCTCAAGCTCTTACAAGTGCAGGAAAGAGAAGGAGATGTCACCTCTGCCCTCGTGGCATCGACAAGAAGGTTCGCCTGGCATGCGATAGGTGCAAGCAGCCTGTATGTCCATCTCACAGTGTTCAACAAGTGTTGTGCGACAATTGCTTCTAG